Genomic DNA from Gilliamella sp. ESL0441:
TCGAAGGGCCAGCATAAATTCCCTTGATTCCAAGCGATAATAATGTCAATAATATAACGATGGCTTTCTGTTCAAACCATGATAGTACCAATGTCAATGGTAATTCATTCACCCCACATCCAAAAGCTTCAACCAACGCCAATGCTAATTGTACTGCTGAATAAGCATCGTTACATTGTCCAATATCAATTAATCGTGGAATACCATTAATGCTGCCAAAATTTTGCATATTAAATCGATATTTACCACAACCTAACGTCAAAATAATACTATCTTTAGGGACTTGATTTGCCATTTCAGTATAATAATGCCGTTCACTTTTACTACCGTCACATCCACCAATTAAAAAGAAATGCTTAATATTGCCTGCTTTTACTTGTTCGACAACCGTTGGTGCCACATTTAACAAAGTGTTACGTGCAAATCCTACTGTTATAAAATGTTCTAATTCAGTGTAATCAAATCCGGATTGATTCAATGCACACTCAATAACAGGACTAAAATCATCTGTTTCAATATGAGTGACGCCTGGCCAACCCACCATGCTTCGGGTAAAGATACGCTGCCCATAGCCTTGAGTAAATGGATTAATAATACAGTTAGATGTCATGACAATAGCGCCGGGAAAATTTGCAAATTCTGATTGTTGATTTTGCCAAGCTGTACCGTAATTTCCAACTAAATGAGAATATTTTTTTAATTCAGGATAAGCATGAGCTGGTAACATTTCACCATGCGTATAAACATTTATGCCTTTATCTTGAGTCTGCTCTAATATCAAACGCAAATCATGAAAATCATGACCAGACACAAGAATACATTTTCCTGCAACAGGTTTTGTATTGACTTTGGTCGGAATTGGATCACCAAATGAATTTGTGGCTCCAGCATCAAGCATCCCCATTACTTTATAATTCAATCGTCCTATCTGCATAGACAATTGAAATAATTTATTAATATCCGATGGGTTATCACCAAGATAACTCATAATTTGGTGATATTCGGTGTAAATATCTTGGTTAAATTGCCCTAAAACTGCTGCGTGTTCCATATATGCAGCCGCCCCTTTTAATCCATATAATGCTAATAAGCGCAGTCCAATGACATCCTCACCCACTTTGTCTTGTTCCCGCTTTAACATAACTAAATGCGAAAAATCCAATATTTCTTGTTTGGATTTGGGAAAATCAAGCTGGGCTACATAGGTTAATGCTGGCAAATGCTCGTTAAATTGAAGTACAGCAGCTTTAGCAAGCTGTTCTAATTTTTGAGAATAGATATCAGCTTCTTCCAGATACGCCAACATTCTATCTGCATCAAAATTCACATTAGTTAACGTTGAAAAAAATGTTTGTGCAGACCATCTATCGATTTGTCTATCTACGATTTCATGTCGACGACAAATTGCAGCCCAAAACGAAACCTTTTGTAAACTGGCCACTAAAACATCTTGAAGATCAGAGACTTCCGCTGTTTTACCACACATTCCTTTAGAATAACTACACCCTTTTTCATTTGATTTTATTATTGTTTGCTCACATTGAATACAAAACATTATTACTCCTGTTTTCTTTCCTCTTACTAAAACAGGTATATAAAATACATGTTTAAAATAAAAAAAGAAAGAGGATTTACCATTTTTAAATTTGTGAAAATTGTTAAAAATATCTAATATTTAATCTTCACTAAAGAGCACTTTATCCAATATTAATACTATAAAAAAGTGGATAAATACGATGCAAAATTAAAATATGATGAGAAGTTAAAAAGAGGCAGAAAAAAGACTATTTATTTGAGAACAGATTAAGAATACTGATTGAGTGAGAAAACATGCCGATTAAATACAACTTTTCAATTAATTACCAAACCACAAATAAAATTATTTTTAAAAATAATTTTAAAATATTCTTTACAAGAATTAACTGATTTTTCAATAAGTTATAGTCTATAATTGATAAATATCAATCACCAGAACAAATATGTTAAAACTATAAAAACAATAGATAATTTAATATTAGTTATCAGAATATAAGGAAAAAAACAATGAAATTTTATTACTTTCCAGAACCACCAAATTAGCCTTATACCTTTTATTGTAATAACCCTGATACAATAAAAGTTATCACTAAAATAAACAAGGGAAATTTTGTTAATTAACAAAAATAGTACTTGTAATAGTTTAGTACTAATTTTATTTGAATATTAATTAGAACAAATAGAAGTTTTTTACGGTTTATACCAAATGGTTTTAATTCAATATAGAAAATAAAAAGAAAATTATAAAATGGTATTTATGACGACTGAAGGATTATCATTAGAATCTTTATAAATACCATATCCAACATTTCCCATAATAGTGTCTAATGCTTACTCACTAACCACACGACAATTTTACCATCCGGAAATTAGCAAATAATTAATACACCAATTATATATATCAAAAAAGAGCAATTGGTTTTATATCATTAATGGTAGATGATAGAGTTTTATTATTTTATTTTTAAGGCAGAGAAAATTACTAATTTGATTGTTATACGTGACATTTTTAATCAGAGATGATATAACAAAAGAAGTATTATTTAAATGCAACCTTATCTTATAATCTAATCGTCATTTTTAATCACTTACAGACCAAATATCT
This window encodes:
- the hcp gene encoding hydroxylamine reductase, with the protein product MFCIQCEQTIIKSNEKGCSYSKGMCGKTAEVSDLQDVLVASLQKVSFWAAICRRHEIVDRQIDRWSAQTFFSTLTNVNFDADRMLAYLEEADIYSQKLEQLAKAAVLQFNEHLPALTYVAQLDFPKSKQEILDFSHLVMLKREQDKVGEDVIGLRLLALYGLKGAAAYMEHAAVLGQFNQDIYTEYHQIMSYLGDNPSDINKLFQLSMQIGRLNYKVMGMLDAGATNSFGDPIPTKVNTKPVAGKCILVSGHDFHDLRLILEQTQDKGINVYTHGEMLPAHAYPELKKYSHLVGNYGTAWQNQQSEFANFPGAIVMTSNCIINPFTQGYGQRIFTRSMVGWPGVTHIETDDFSPVIECALNQSGFDYTELEHFITVGFARNTLLNVAPTVVEQVKAGNIKHFFLIGGCDGSKSERHYYTEMANQVPKDSIILTLGCGKYRFNMQNFGSINGIPRLIDIGQCNDAYSAVQLALALVEAFGCGVNELPLTLVLSWFEQKAIVILLTLLSLGIKGIYAGPSMPEFLTDNILNILKDKFDLRLTTQASKDLNQILNYCAA